The Daucus carota subsp. sativus chromosome 9, DH1 v3.0, whole genome shotgun sequence genome window below encodes:
- the LOC135149428 gene encoding uncharacterized protein LOC135149428, translating into MDKSWIKADRDSLHYEIGVENFLIFAEENAKNPKKIRCPCSRCANFKKTSVNAIRGHLYESGFSLGYLDWIWHGEEVGNFINSHTGSSCPAKIPTHVSETVKVCETAYNDGECDNESDDFMRFVSDTEQPLFEGSNVLPPNMYEAKKTLTDLGLEYVKFHACPNDCVLYRGQVLESLDECPKCQISRWKIGKDGKVRINVPARVMWYFPIIPRFKRLFKSADTAKLMSWHANNRSKDGKMHHPSDSPSWRNVDSRWPEFGSEDRNICLGLAADGINPHNNGLNNRYSCWPVMLVTYNLPPWLCMKRKFMMLTTLISGPHEPGNNIEIYLQPLIDDLKKLWEEGEPNVYDAHSKSYFTLKAVLMWTVNDFPGYANLSGCIDKGYMACPICGDQTVAKYLNHSRKMCYLGHRRYLDRHHPYRRQRMAFDGEQELGDAPEPLSGEEVLAQQQKLEFSFGKGGKSKKVEWMFPFERFNKILKSYVRNRFYPEGCIAEGYMKEESIEFCTGFFTESSRTAGLDKDENFSGPVGGVTMKSVAEKERDEAHLTVLLNNIEVEAYIKLHKEYLERIYEGKKKGAQWLLGDPINLESDKGEKKEKKLTSPAWAHFTTLPF; encoded by the exons ATGGACAAGTCTTGGATAAAGGCAGATAGAGATTCCTTACATTATGAAATTGGTGTAGaaaatttcttgatttttgcGGAGGAAAATGCTAAAAACCCAAAGAAGATACGTTGCCCATGTTCACGTTGTGCTAACTTCAAAAAAACTTCTGTCAATGCAATCAGGGGTCATCTATATGAATCTGGGTTTAGTTTAGGGTATTTGGATTGGATTTGGCATGGGGAAGAGGTTGGTAACTTTATTAACTCACATACGGGTAGTTCTTGCCCTGCTAAAATTCCAACACACGTTAGCGAAACGGTTAAAGTATGTGAAACAGCCTATAATGATGGAGAATGCGATAATGAATCAGATGACTTTATGAGGTTTGTTTCCGATACGGAACAACCTCTTTTTGAGGGAA GTAATGTGCTTCCGCCAAATATGTATGAAGCGAAGAAAACCTTGACTGATTTAGGACTTGAGTATGTTAAATTCCATGCTTGTCCAAATGACTGTGTATTATATAGGGGTCAAGTTCTCGAGTCTTTAGATGAGTGTCCCAAGTGCCAAATTTCTCGCTGGAAAATTGGAAAAGACGGTAAAGTTAGGATTAACGTTCCAGCGAGAGTTATGTGGTATTTTCCGATAATCCCCAGATTCAAACGGCTTTTTAAATCTGCTGATACTGCTAAATTAATGAGTTGGCATGCGAATAATCGATCTAAAGATGGAAAGATGCATCATCCATCTGATTCCCCTTCTTGGAGAAATGTAGATAGTAGGTGGCCTGAGTTTGGAAGTGAGGACAGAAATATATGCTTAGGATTAGCGGCAGATGGTATAAATCCACATAATAATGGATTAAACAATCGGTATAGCTGTTGGCCAGTTATGTTAGTAACATATAATCTTCCTCCATGGTTATGCatgaagaggaagtttatgATGTTAACAACATTGATTTCTGGCCCGCACGAGCCTGgaaataatattgaaatatatcTACAGCCATTAATcgatgatttaaaaaaattatgggaGGAGGGTGAACCAAATGTTTACGATGCACATAGTAAATCCTACTTCACTCTCAAGGCAGTTCTAATGTGGACAGTGAATGATTTCCCGGGATACGCAAATCTGTCAGGCTGCATAGATAAGGGTTATATGGCTTGTCCAATCTGTGGTGATCAAACTGTGgctaaatatttaaatcatagtAGGAAAATGTGTTATCTAGGTCACCGTCGATATTTAGACCGTCATCATCCTTATAGGAGGCAGCGAATGGCTTTTGATGGGGAACAAGAACTTGGTGATGCACCTGAGCCACTCAGCGGAGAAGAAGTGTTGGCGCAACAACAGAAACTTGAATTCAGTTTTGGGAAAGGGGGAAAGTCGAAAAAGGTGGA GTGGATGTTTCCATTTGAacgatttaataaaatattgaagagTTATGTACGGAACCGATTTTATCCGGAAGGTTGTATAGCTGAAGGTTATATGAAAGAAGAATCAATTGAATTTTGCACGGGGTTCTTTACCGAGAGTAGCAGAACTGCTGGTCTTGACAAAGATGAAAATTTTTCTGGTCCAGTTGGTGGCGTGACAATGAAGTCGGTGGCAGAAAAGGAACGAGATGAGGCACATCTCACAGTCCTCCTTAATAATATTGAAGTGGAAGCATATATTAA GTTGCATAAGGAATATTTGGAAAGAATTTACGAAGGAAAAAAGAAGGGTGCACAATGGCTATTGGGA GACCCTATAAATCTGGAGAGTGATAAAGGGGAGAAAAAGGAGAAGAAACTAACTTCGCCGGCATGGGCACATTTCACCACACTGCCTTTTTAA
- the LOC135149367 gene encoding uncharacterized protein LOC135149367, with product MLGKGAVDAKVFLLAISNVAWRFAANVSSSTGGLVSTEISDGKAISETIRWLAGKPSYSVLTYEGYVVDGVRYHTKERDNARVVQNSGVSLVARTVQVSTAKDINPIEGDLTFYGIIEEIWELDYHAFKAPLFLYTWASNDRGIKSDDLGFTLVNFNRPGHKKDKYVSVDQVNQVFYVEDPCDAHWSVVLSSTTRDYHALYDEDVPEEISWNPPPFCCHIPICDPISVDATISNKRENVEGIWVKQ from the exons ATGCTTGGCAAAGGAGCAGTGGACGCAAA GGTCTTCTTGCTTGCCATATCGAATGTTGCCTGGAGGTTTGCAGCTAATGTGTCGTCAAGTACTGGTGGATTG GTGAGTACAGAAATCAGTGACGGGAAAGCCATTTCAGAAACAATAAGATGGTTGGCAGGAAAACCATCTTATTCAGTGTTGACTTATGAAGGCTATGTGGTTGATGGGGTCCGATACCACACAAAGGAGCGAGATAATGCTAGGGTAGTTCAAAACAGCGGCGTGTCATTAGTTGCTAGGACAGTACAAGTGTCCACTGCTAAGGATATAAATCCTATAGAGGGTGATTTAACATTTTATGGCATTATAGAAGAAATATGGGAGTTAGACTACCACGCATTCAAGGCCCCTTTATTTTTGTATACATGGGCATCAAATGACAGAGGTATCAAGTCCGACGATCTTGGCTTTACACTCGTGAACTTCAATCGACCAGGCCACAAGAAGGACAAATATGTCTCTGTTGACCAAGTCAACCAAGTATTTTATGTTGAGGATCCATGTGATGCTCATTGGTCAGTTGTGTTATCATCGACAACTAGAGATTATCATGCCCTGTATGACGAAGATGTTCCAGAGGAGATATCGTGGAATCCTCCCCCGTTCTGTTGCCATATCCCGATATGTGACCCAATTAGTGTTGATGCAACTATTAGtaataaaagagaaaatgtAGAGGGGATTTGGGTTAAGCAGTGA